One genomic region from Oryzias melastigma strain HK-1 linkage group LG19, ASM292280v2, whole genome shotgun sequence encodes:
- the LOC112153885 gene encoding glucagon-like peptide 2 receptor isoform X1 gives MPTPLPARHKLLLTLLSAALSQQTAGSLLENVISQRAEYWENCNRTLSGAFPNHGNFCKGAFDMFVCWPHSAPGNVSVPCPSFLPWITKGSSRKAYRECLENGSWRRRENSSEPWRDNSECVEEQYFKDTEDEKLRHNALRLISVTGYSLSLFSLSLATLVMGVLRSVLRKLHCTRNFIHMNLFVSFILRAVAVISKEIILLVMYSNLPKDDPGWNTYSSSPIAVMCKFSKVCLEYFVACNYFWLLVEAIFLHTLLFTAVLTKRRLLKKYMLLGWGTPVLFVTPWTVLKILYENTGCWPIMNRWFWWIIRGPITFSVLIIFFIFIKILMLLLSKLKADQVKFTDYRYSLARATLVLIPLLGIHEVVFTVLVDECVEGSSRYARNFINLTLSSFQGFLVAVLYCFANGEVQGEVKKRWQLFLFNNHFKVRGCFGGAPLKQLWKSTRGQNPQTSQQCDSSDEGGLPTAALHLLQVSAHRGGRALGLSVVRAHGLRSYDNPGLDFLTRKSLSSSDGEMTLGETMEEILEESQF, from the exons ATGCCAACGCCGCTGCCAGCCCGGCACAAACTGCTGCTCACGCTGCTCTCCGCTGCCCTCAGCCAGCAG ACGGCGGGCTCATTGCTGGAGAATGTCATTTCCCAGCGGGCCGAGTACTGGGAGAACTGCAACAGAACCCTGTCTGGGGCTTTTCCAAACCACG GAAACTTCTGTAAGGGAGcgtttgacatgtttgtgtgctgGCCCCATTCTGCTCCTGGAAATGTGTCGGTCCCCTGTCCTTCCTTCTTACCCTGGATCACCAAGG GCAGCTCCAGGAAGGCTTATCGGGAATGTTTAGAAAACGGGAGCTGGAGACGCAGAGAGAATTCCTCTGAACCATGGCGGGATAACTCCGAGTGTGTGGAGGAGCAGTACTTTAAAGACACG GAGGATGAAAAGCTTCGGCACAACGCCCTCAGGCTGATCTCCGTCACTGGATATTCACTGTCGCTGTTCTCCCTGTCGCTCGCCACTCTGGTCATGGGCGTGCTGAGGTCAGTTCTCAG GAAGCTCCACTGCACCAGAAACTTCATCCACATGAACTTATTTGTGTCGTTCATCCTGAGAGCCGTGGCTGTCATTTCCAAAGAAATCATCCTTCTCGTCATGTACTCCAACCTGCCTAAGGACGACCCTGGCTGGAACACCTATTCCAGCTCGCCG ATTGCAGTGATGTGCAAATTCTCCAAGGTGTGCTTGGAGTACTTTGTGGCCTGCAACTACTTCTGGCTGCTGGTGGAAGCCATTTTCCTTCACACGCTGCTCTTCACGGCGGTGCTGACCAAGAGGCGTCTGCTGAAGAAGTACATGCTGCTGGGATGGG gaacTCCGGTGCTGTTTGTGACGCCGTGGACTGTGCTCAAGATCCTCTATGAGAACACAGG ATGCTGGCCGATCATGAACCGGTGGTTCTGGTGGATCATCAGGGGTCCGATCACGTTCTCCGTGCTG atcattttcttcatcttcataAAGAtcttgatgctgctgctgtccaAGCTGAAAGCAGATCAGGTCAAATTTACCGACTACAGATACAG TCTGGCCAGAGCGACGCTGGTTCTGATTCCTCTGCTGGGGATCCATGAAGTGGTCTTCACGGTGCTGGTGGACGAGTGTGTGGAGGGCAGCAGCCGCTACGCTCGCAACTTCATCAACCTCACCCTCAGCTCCTTCCAG GGCTTTCTGGTGGCTGTGCTGTACTGTTTCGCCAATGGGGAG GTCCAAGGTGAGGTGAAGAAGCGATGGCAGCTTTTCTTGTTCAACAACCACTTTAAGGTCAGAGGCTGTTTTGGGGGGGCGCCCCTCAAGCAGCTGTGGAAGAGCACTCGCGGGCAGAACCCTCAAACCTCCCAGCAGTGCGACTCCAGCGACGAAGGCGGGCTCCCTACGGCGGCTCTTCACCTGCTCCAGGTGTCGGCGCACAGAGGAGGCCGGGCTCTGGGCCTGTCTGTGGTCAGAGCTCACGGGCTGAGGAGCTACGACAACCCGGGACTGGACTTCCTCACCAGGAAGAGCCTGTCCAGCAGCGACGGCGAAATGACGCTCGGAGAGACCATGGAGGAGATCCTGGAGGAGAGTCAGTTCTGA
- the LOC112153885 gene encoding glucagon-like peptide 2 receptor isoform X2 has product MPTPLPARHKLLLTLLSAALSQQTAGSLLENVISQRAEYWENCNRTLSGAFPNHGNFCKGAFDMFVCWPHSAPGNVSVPCPSFLPWITKGSSRKAYRECLENGSWRRRENSSEPWRDNSECVEEQYFKDTEDEKLRHNALRLISVTGYSLSLFSLSLATLVMGVLRKLHCTRNFIHMNLFVSFILRAVAVISKEIILLVMYSNLPKDDPGWNTYSSSPIAVMCKFSKVCLEYFVACNYFWLLVEAIFLHTLLFTAVLTKRRLLKKYMLLGWGTPVLFVTPWTVLKILYENTGCWPIMNRWFWWIIRGPITFSVLIIFFIFIKILMLLLSKLKADQVKFTDYRYSLARATLVLIPLLGIHEVVFTVLVDECVEGSSRYARNFINLTLSSFQGFLVAVLYCFANGEVQGEVKKRWQLFLFNNHFKVRGCFGGAPLKQLWKSTRGQNPQTSQQCDSSDEGGLPTAALHLLQVSAHRGGRALGLSVVRAHGLRSYDNPGLDFLTRKSLSSSDGEMTLGETMEEILEESQF; this is encoded by the exons ATGCCAACGCCGCTGCCAGCCCGGCACAAACTGCTGCTCACGCTGCTCTCCGCTGCCCTCAGCCAGCAG ACGGCGGGCTCATTGCTGGAGAATGTCATTTCCCAGCGGGCCGAGTACTGGGAGAACTGCAACAGAACCCTGTCTGGGGCTTTTCCAAACCACG GAAACTTCTGTAAGGGAGcgtttgacatgtttgtgtgctgGCCCCATTCTGCTCCTGGAAATGTGTCGGTCCCCTGTCCTTCCTTCTTACCCTGGATCACCAAGG GCAGCTCCAGGAAGGCTTATCGGGAATGTTTAGAAAACGGGAGCTGGAGACGCAGAGAGAATTCCTCTGAACCATGGCGGGATAACTCCGAGTGTGTGGAGGAGCAGTACTTTAAAGACACG GAGGATGAAAAGCTTCGGCACAACGCCCTCAGGCTGATCTCCGTCACTGGATATTCACTGTCGCTGTTCTCCCTGTCGCTCGCCACTCTGGTCATGGGCGTGCTGAG GAAGCTCCACTGCACCAGAAACTTCATCCACATGAACTTATTTGTGTCGTTCATCCTGAGAGCCGTGGCTGTCATTTCCAAAGAAATCATCCTTCTCGTCATGTACTCCAACCTGCCTAAGGACGACCCTGGCTGGAACACCTATTCCAGCTCGCCG ATTGCAGTGATGTGCAAATTCTCCAAGGTGTGCTTGGAGTACTTTGTGGCCTGCAACTACTTCTGGCTGCTGGTGGAAGCCATTTTCCTTCACACGCTGCTCTTCACGGCGGTGCTGACCAAGAGGCGTCTGCTGAAGAAGTACATGCTGCTGGGATGGG gaacTCCGGTGCTGTTTGTGACGCCGTGGACTGTGCTCAAGATCCTCTATGAGAACACAGG ATGCTGGCCGATCATGAACCGGTGGTTCTGGTGGATCATCAGGGGTCCGATCACGTTCTCCGTGCTG atcattttcttcatcttcataAAGAtcttgatgctgctgctgtccaAGCTGAAAGCAGATCAGGTCAAATTTACCGACTACAGATACAG TCTGGCCAGAGCGACGCTGGTTCTGATTCCTCTGCTGGGGATCCATGAAGTGGTCTTCACGGTGCTGGTGGACGAGTGTGTGGAGGGCAGCAGCCGCTACGCTCGCAACTTCATCAACCTCACCCTCAGCTCCTTCCAG GGCTTTCTGGTGGCTGTGCTGTACTGTTTCGCCAATGGGGAG GTCCAAGGTGAGGTGAAGAAGCGATGGCAGCTTTTCTTGTTCAACAACCACTTTAAGGTCAGAGGCTGTTTTGGGGGGGCGCCCCTCAAGCAGCTGTGGAAGAGCACTCGCGGGCAGAACCCTCAAACCTCCCAGCAGTGCGACTCCAGCGACGAAGGCGGGCTCCCTACGGCGGCTCTTCACCTGCTCCAGGTGTCGGCGCACAGAGGAGGCCGGGCTCTGGGCCTGTCTGTGGTCAGAGCTCACGGGCTGAGGAGCTACGACAACCCGGGACTGGACTTCCTCACCAGGAAGAGCCTGTCCAGCAGCGACGGCGAAATGACGCTCGGAGAGACCATGGAGGAGATCCTGGAGGAGAGTCAGTTCTGA
- the pts gene encoding 6-pyruvoyl tetrahydrobiopterin synthase, with product MAGSSQSSAAAERVGYITRLQSFSACHRLHSVHLSDEENTKVYGKCNNPNGHGHNYTVEVTVRGKIDRVTGMVMNLTDLKKCIEEVIMIPLDHKNLDKDVPYFATVVSTTENLAVYIWDNMVKVLPPNLLYEIKIHETDKNIVVYRGE from the exons ATGGCCGGGTCCTCTCAGAGCAGCGCGGCGGCGGAGCGCGTCGGCTACATCACCCGCCTGCAGAGCTTCAGCGCCTGCCACCGTCTGCACAG CGTTCACCTGAGCGACGAGGAGAACACGAAGGTTTACGGGAAGTGCAACAACCCCAACGGTCACGGACACAACTACACAG TGGAGGTCACCGTCCGTGGAAAG ATTGACCGTGTCACCGGGATGGTCATGAACCTCACAGACCTGAAGAAGTGCATTGAG GAGGTCATCATGATCCCTCTGGACCATAAAAACCTGGACAAGGACGTCCCTTACTTTGCCACTGTTGTCAG CACCACAGAAAACCTGGCTGTTTACATCTGGGACAACATGGTGAAGGTCCTTCCCCCCAATCTGCTCTACGAGATCAAGATTCATGAGACGGACAAGAACATCGTCGTTTACCGAGGAGAGTAA
- the LOC112153885 gene encoding glucagon-like peptide 2 receptor isoform X3 yields the protein MFVCWPHSAPGNVSVPCPSFLPWITKGSSRKAYRECLENGSWRRRENSSEPWRDNSECVEEQYFKDTEDEKLRHNALRLISVTGYSLSLFSLSLATLVMGVLRSVLRKLHCTRNFIHMNLFVSFILRAVAVISKEIILLVMYSNLPKDDPGWNTYSSSPIAVMCKFSKVCLEYFVACNYFWLLVEAIFLHTLLFTAVLTKRRLLKKYMLLGWGTPVLFVTPWTVLKILYENTGCWPIMNRWFWWIIRGPITFSVLIIFFIFIKILMLLLSKLKADQVKFTDYRYSLARATLVLIPLLGIHEVVFTVLVDECVEGSSRYARNFINLTLSSFQGFLVAVLYCFANGEVQGEVKKRWQLFLFNNHFKVRGCFGGAPLKQLWKSTRGQNPQTSQQCDSSDEGGLPTAALHLLQVSAHRGGRALGLSVVRAHGLRSYDNPGLDFLTRKSLSSSDGEMTLGETMEEILEESQF from the exons atgtttgtgtgctgGCCCCATTCTGCTCCTGGAAATGTGTCGGTCCCCTGTCCTTCCTTCTTACCCTGGATCACCAAGG GCAGCTCCAGGAAGGCTTATCGGGAATGTTTAGAAAACGGGAGCTGGAGACGCAGAGAGAATTCCTCTGAACCATGGCGGGATAACTCCGAGTGTGTGGAGGAGCAGTACTTTAAAGACACG GAGGATGAAAAGCTTCGGCACAACGCCCTCAGGCTGATCTCCGTCACTGGATATTCACTGTCGCTGTTCTCCCTGTCGCTCGCCACTCTGGTCATGGGCGTGCTGAGGTCAGTTCTCAG GAAGCTCCACTGCACCAGAAACTTCATCCACATGAACTTATTTGTGTCGTTCATCCTGAGAGCCGTGGCTGTCATTTCCAAAGAAATCATCCTTCTCGTCATGTACTCCAACCTGCCTAAGGACGACCCTGGCTGGAACACCTATTCCAGCTCGCCG ATTGCAGTGATGTGCAAATTCTCCAAGGTGTGCTTGGAGTACTTTGTGGCCTGCAACTACTTCTGGCTGCTGGTGGAAGCCATTTTCCTTCACACGCTGCTCTTCACGGCGGTGCTGACCAAGAGGCGTCTGCTGAAGAAGTACATGCTGCTGGGATGGG gaacTCCGGTGCTGTTTGTGACGCCGTGGACTGTGCTCAAGATCCTCTATGAGAACACAGG ATGCTGGCCGATCATGAACCGGTGGTTCTGGTGGATCATCAGGGGTCCGATCACGTTCTCCGTGCTG atcattttcttcatcttcataAAGAtcttgatgctgctgctgtccaAGCTGAAAGCAGATCAGGTCAAATTTACCGACTACAGATACAG TCTGGCCAGAGCGACGCTGGTTCTGATTCCTCTGCTGGGGATCCATGAAGTGGTCTTCACGGTGCTGGTGGACGAGTGTGTGGAGGGCAGCAGCCGCTACGCTCGCAACTTCATCAACCTCACCCTCAGCTCCTTCCAG GGCTTTCTGGTGGCTGTGCTGTACTGTTTCGCCAATGGGGAG GTCCAAGGTGAGGTGAAGAAGCGATGGCAGCTTTTCTTGTTCAACAACCACTTTAAGGTCAGAGGCTGTTTTGGGGGGGCGCCCCTCAAGCAGCTGTGGAAGAGCACTCGCGGGCAGAACCCTCAAACCTCCCAGCAGTGCGACTCCAGCGACGAAGGCGGGCTCCCTACGGCGGCTCTTCACCTGCTCCAGGTGTCGGCGCACAGAGGAGGCCGGGCTCTGGGCCTGTCTGTGGTCAGAGCTCACGGGCTGAGGAGCTACGACAACCCGGGACTGGACTTCCTCACCAGGAAGAGCCTGTCCAGCAGCGACGGCGAAATGACGCTCGGAGAGACCATGGAGGAGATCCTGGAGGAGAGTCAGTTCTGA